A window from Agelaius phoeniceus isolate bAgePho1 chromosome 13, bAgePho1.hap1, whole genome shotgun sequence encodes these proteins:
- the OTUD7A gene encoding OTU domain-containing protein 7A isoform X1: MTLDMDAVLSDFVRSTGAEPGLARDLLEGKNWDLTAALNDYEQLRQVHTANLPQVFNEGRFYKQQEPEQPPQVTKAERPCLQRQDDIAQEKRLSRGISHASSAIVSLARSHVANDCSNEQFPLEMPIYTFQLPDLSVYSEDFRSFIERDLIEQATMVALEQAGRLNWWSTVCTSCKRLLPLATTGDGNCLLHAASLGMWGFHDRDLVLRKALYTMMRSGAEREALKRRWRWQQTQQNKESGLVYTEEEWEREWNELLKLASSEPRTHFSKNGGTGGGVDNAEDPVYESLEEFHVFVLAHILRRPIVVVADTMLRDSGGEAFAPIPFGGIYLPLEVLPNRCHCSPLVLAYDQAHFSALVSMEQKDQQREQAVIPLTDSEHKLLPLHFAVDPGKDWEWGKDDNDNTRLANLILSLEAKLNLLHSYMNVTWIRIPSETRQAPLAQPESPTASAGEDVQSLADSMDSDRDSICSNSNGNNGKNGKEKEKDKQRKDKDKTRTDSVANKIGSLSKTLGIKLKKNMGGLGGLVHGKMSRANSGNGKNGDTVEKVKEKKSKSRKGSKEESGQSASTSPSEKTTPSPTDRASSSPTEKANTKPFSDKQSDPWKYSTDVKLSLNILRAAMQGERKFIFAGLLLTSHRHQFHEEMIGYYLTSAQERFNAEQEQKRKEAEKKAALNGSSSRKLEPEAFSKEKLEPSPQDRASPVLPQSHTTQLVLKFKDRTSPTPGSFSSPSNGAKRSGPIPVSAHYSHTPPVQRQSVIHLHDVNSKPSSFQDDTYKPVVGTLKTCATYPQQNRSLSSQSYSPARLPGMRTVNTVESLSYARPAEHKSQTYTNGFNTGDIRDCLEYADEDAPQSWLNNDKNQGRSTVCPIYSIQQNRCKKENCSFYGRPETENYCSYCYKEELKRRERDSKGHRH; this comes from the exons GCAAGAACTGGGACCTGACAGCAGCTTTGAACGACTATGAGCAGCTGCGGCAGGTGCACACAGCCAACCTGCCTCAGGTGTTCAACGAGGGCAGGTTCTacaagcagcaggagccagagcaGCCTCCCCAGGTGACCAAGGCTGAGAGGCCCTGCCTGCAAAGGCAGGATGACATTGCCCAAG AAAAGCGTCTCTCCAGAGGGATTTCCCATGCCAGCTCAGCCATAGTGTCCCTTGCTCGCTCCCATGTAGCCAATGACTGCAGCAATGAGCAGTTCCCTTTGGAGATGCCCATCTACACATTCCAGCTGCCAGACCTGAGCGTGTACAGCGAGGACTTCAGGAGCTTCATTGAGAGGGACCTAATTGAACAGGCCACCATGGTGGCATTGGAGCAAGCAG GACGCCTCAATTGGTGGTCCACGGTGTGCACCAGCTGCAAGcgcctgctgcccctggccacCACGGGTGATGGAAACTGCCTCCTGCATGCTGCCTCTCTAG GGATGTGGGGGTTTCATGACCGGGACCTTGTGTTACGGAAAGCTCTCTATACTATGATGAGGAGTGGAGCTGAAAGGGAAGCACTGAAAAGAAGATGGAGATGGCAACAGACTCAGCAGAATAAGGAG TCAGGTTTGGTATACACGGAGGAGGAGTGGGAGCGCGAGTGGAACGAGCTGCTCAAGCTGGCGTCGAGCGAGCCGCGCACGCACTTCAGCAAGAATGGGGGCACTGGTGGGGG GGTGGACAATGCAGAAGATCCAGTGTATGAGAGCTTGGAAGAGTTCCATGTTTTTGTCTTAGCCCATATCTTGAGAAGACCGATTGTTGTAGTAGCAGACACAATGTTACGAGACTCAGGGGGAGAAG CATTTGCACCGATACCATTTGGAGGAATTTATTTGCCACTTGAAGTTCTGCCAAACAGATGCCATTGCTCACCTCTTGTGCTGGCCTATGATCAGGCCCATTTCTCTGCTCTTGTCTCCATGGAACAAAAAGACCAACAGAGAGAACAAG CGGTGATCCCCCTGACTGACTCTGAACACAAGTTACTGCCTTTGCACTTCGCGGTCGATCCTGGCAAAGACTGGGAGTGGGGAAAAGATGACAATGATAACACCAGACTGGCCAA TTTGATTCTGTCTCTTGAGGCAAAGCTTAATCTTCTGCACAGCTACATGAATGTAACCTGGATCCGCATCCCCTCTGAGACACGG CAGGCCCCTTTGGCTCAACCAGAATCCCCTACAGCTTCTGCTGGAGAAGACGTGCAGTCTCTGGCTGACTCCATGGACTCAGACCGAGATTCCATCTGTAGTAATTCCAATGGCAATAACGGCAAAAACggtaaagaaaaagaaaaggacaaaCAAAGGAAAGATAAAGACAAAACCAGGACGGATTCAGTTGCCAATAAAATAGGAAGCCTCAGTAAAACCCTGGGaattaaactgaaaaagaacATGGGTGGTCTTGGAGGTCTGGTGCACGGGAAGATGAGCAGAGCCAATTCAGGGAATGGAAAAAATGGTGACACAGTAGAGAAAGTCAAAGAGAAGAAGTCCAAGTCTCGCAAAGGGAGCAAAGAGGAATCTGGACAGTCTGCGAGCACATCTCCGTCTGAGAAGACCACTCCATCTCCGACTGACAGAGCCAGCAGTTCCCCCACTGAAAAAGCGAACACTAAACCCTTCTCTGACAAGCAGTCTGACCCATGGAAGTACAGCACAGACGTGAAACTCAGCCTAAATATTTTGAGAGCTGCCATGCAGGGTGAACGAAAGTTTATTTTTGCTGGCCTTCTTTTGACCAGTCACAGGCATCAGTTCCACGAGGAGATGATCGGCTATTACCTGACCAGTGCCCAGGAGCGCTTCAATGcagaacaggaacagaaaagaaaggaagctgAGAAAAAGGCTGCGCTGAATGGCTCCTCTAGTAGGAAACTGGAGCCAGAggcattttcaaaagaaaaattagaacCATCTCCTCAGGATAGGGCATCACCCGTCTTACCTCAAAGCCATACGACCCAACTGGTTTTAAAGTTTAAAGACCGCACTAGTCCCACTCCTGGGTCCTTTTCTTCACCCAGCAACGGTGCCAAGAGAAGCGGCCCCATCCCGGTGTCTGCCCACTATAGCCATACCCCCCCTGTTCAAAGGCAAAGTGTCATCCATTTGCATGACGTCAACTCCAAGCCATCGAGCTTCCAGGATGATACCTACAAGCCAGTGGTTGGCACCCTGAAAACCTGTGCCACCTACCCCCAGCAGAACAGGTCGCTGTCCTCGCAGAGCTACAGCCCCGCACGGCTGCCCGGGATGCGCACGGTGAACACGGTGGAGTCGCTGAGCTACGCCAGGCCGGCCGAACACAAGTCCCAGACCTACACCAATGGCTTCAACACCGGGGACATCAGAGACTGCTTGGAGTACGCGGACGAGGATGCTCCTCAGAGCTGGCTGAACAACGACAAAAACCAAGGCAGAAGCACAGTTTGCCCAATATATTCCATCCAGCAGAACCGCTGTAAGAAGGAGAACTGTTCCTTTTATGGTCGTCCTGAGACTGAAAATTACTGTTCCTACTGCTACAAAGAGGAGTTAAAGCGCAGGGAGAGGGACAGCAAGGGACACAGGCATTGA
- the OTUD7A gene encoding OTU domain-containing protein 7A isoform X2 has product MTLDMDAVLSDFVRSTGAEPGLARDLLEGKNWDLTAALNDYEQLRQVHTANLPQVFNEGRFYKQQEPEQPPQVTKAERPCLQRQDDIAQEKRLSRGISHASSAIVSLARSHVANDCSNEQFPLEMPIYTFQLPDLSVYSEDFRSFIERDLIEQATMVALEQAGRLNWWSTVCTSCKRLLPLATTGDGNCLLHAASLGMWGFHDRDLVLRKALYTMMRSGAEREALKRRWRWQQTQQNKESGLVYTEEEWEREWNELLKLASSEPRTHFSKNGGTGGGVDNAEDPVYESLEEFHVFVLAHILRRPIVVVADTMLRDSGGEAFAPIPFGGIYLPLEVLPNRCHCSPLVLAYDQAHFSALVSMEQKDQQREQAVIPLTDSEHKLLPLHFAVDPGKDWEWGKDDNDNTRLANLILSLEAKLNLLHSYMNVTWIRIPSETRAPLAQPESPTASAGEDVQSLADSMDSDRDSICSNSNGNNGKNGKEKEKDKQRKDKDKTRTDSVANKIGSLSKTLGIKLKKNMGGLGGLVHGKMSRANSGNGKNGDTVEKVKEKKSKSRKGSKEESGQSASTSPSEKTTPSPTDRASSSPTEKANTKPFSDKQSDPWKYSTDVKLSLNILRAAMQGERKFIFAGLLLTSHRHQFHEEMIGYYLTSAQERFNAEQEQKRKEAEKKAALNGSSSRKLEPEAFSKEKLEPSPQDRASPVLPQSHTTQLVLKFKDRTSPTPGSFSSPSNGAKRSGPIPVSAHYSHTPPVQRQSVIHLHDVNSKPSSFQDDTYKPVVGTLKTCATYPQQNRSLSSQSYSPARLPGMRTVNTVESLSYARPAEHKSQTYTNGFNTGDIRDCLEYADEDAPQSWLNNDKNQGRSTVCPIYSIQQNRCKKENCSFYGRPETENYCSYCYKEELKRRERDSKGHRH; this is encoded by the exons GCAAGAACTGGGACCTGACAGCAGCTTTGAACGACTATGAGCAGCTGCGGCAGGTGCACACAGCCAACCTGCCTCAGGTGTTCAACGAGGGCAGGTTCTacaagcagcaggagccagagcaGCCTCCCCAGGTGACCAAGGCTGAGAGGCCCTGCCTGCAAAGGCAGGATGACATTGCCCAAG AAAAGCGTCTCTCCAGAGGGATTTCCCATGCCAGCTCAGCCATAGTGTCCCTTGCTCGCTCCCATGTAGCCAATGACTGCAGCAATGAGCAGTTCCCTTTGGAGATGCCCATCTACACATTCCAGCTGCCAGACCTGAGCGTGTACAGCGAGGACTTCAGGAGCTTCATTGAGAGGGACCTAATTGAACAGGCCACCATGGTGGCATTGGAGCAAGCAG GACGCCTCAATTGGTGGTCCACGGTGTGCACCAGCTGCAAGcgcctgctgcccctggccacCACGGGTGATGGAAACTGCCTCCTGCATGCTGCCTCTCTAG GGATGTGGGGGTTTCATGACCGGGACCTTGTGTTACGGAAAGCTCTCTATACTATGATGAGGAGTGGAGCTGAAAGGGAAGCACTGAAAAGAAGATGGAGATGGCAACAGACTCAGCAGAATAAGGAG TCAGGTTTGGTATACACGGAGGAGGAGTGGGAGCGCGAGTGGAACGAGCTGCTCAAGCTGGCGTCGAGCGAGCCGCGCACGCACTTCAGCAAGAATGGGGGCACTGGTGGGGG GGTGGACAATGCAGAAGATCCAGTGTATGAGAGCTTGGAAGAGTTCCATGTTTTTGTCTTAGCCCATATCTTGAGAAGACCGATTGTTGTAGTAGCAGACACAATGTTACGAGACTCAGGGGGAGAAG CATTTGCACCGATACCATTTGGAGGAATTTATTTGCCACTTGAAGTTCTGCCAAACAGATGCCATTGCTCACCTCTTGTGCTGGCCTATGATCAGGCCCATTTCTCTGCTCTTGTCTCCATGGAACAAAAAGACCAACAGAGAGAACAAG CGGTGATCCCCCTGACTGACTCTGAACACAAGTTACTGCCTTTGCACTTCGCGGTCGATCCTGGCAAAGACTGGGAGTGGGGAAAAGATGACAATGATAACACCAGACTGGCCAA TTTGATTCTGTCTCTTGAGGCAAAGCTTAATCTTCTGCACAGCTACATGAATGTAACCTGGATCCGCATCCCCTCTGAGACACGG GCCCCTTTGGCTCAACCAGAATCCCCTACAGCTTCTGCTGGAGAAGACGTGCAGTCTCTGGCTGACTCCATGGACTCAGACCGAGATTCCATCTGTAGTAATTCCAATGGCAATAACGGCAAAAACggtaaagaaaaagaaaaggacaaaCAAAGGAAAGATAAAGACAAAACCAGGACGGATTCAGTTGCCAATAAAATAGGAAGCCTCAGTAAAACCCTGGGaattaaactgaaaaagaacATGGGTGGTCTTGGAGGTCTGGTGCACGGGAAGATGAGCAGAGCCAATTCAGGGAATGGAAAAAATGGTGACACAGTAGAGAAAGTCAAAGAGAAGAAGTCCAAGTCTCGCAAAGGGAGCAAAGAGGAATCTGGACAGTCTGCGAGCACATCTCCGTCTGAGAAGACCACTCCATCTCCGACTGACAGAGCCAGCAGTTCCCCCACTGAAAAAGCGAACACTAAACCCTTCTCTGACAAGCAGTCTGACCCATGGAAGTACAGCACAGACGTGAAACTCAGCCTAAATATTTTGAGAGCTGCCATGCAGGGTGAACGAAAGTTTATTTTTGCTGGCCTTCTTTTGACCAGTCACAGGCATCAGTTCCACGAGGAGATGATCGGCTATTACCTGACCAGTGCCCAGGAGCGCTTCAATGcagaacaggaacagaaaagaaaggaagctgAGAAAAAGGCTGCGCTGAATGGCTCCTCTAGTAGGAAACTGGAGCCAGAggcattttcaaaagaaaaattagaacCATCTCCTCAGGATAGGGCATCACCCGTCTTACCTCAAAGCCATACGACCCAACTGGTTTTAAAGTTTAAAGACCGCACTAGTCCCACTCCTGGGTCCTTTTCTTCACCCAGCAACGGTGCCAAGAGAAGCGGCCCCATCCCGGTGTCTGCCCACTATAGCCATACCCCCCCTGTTCAAAGGCAAAGTGTCATCCATTTGCATGACGTCAACTCCAAGCCATCGAGCTTCCAGGATGATACCTACAAGCCAGTGGTTGGCACCCTGAAAACCTGTGCCACCTACCCCCAGCAGAACAGGTCGCTGTCCTCGCAGAGCTACAGCCCCGCACGGCTGCCCGGGATGCGCACGGTGAACACGGTGGAGTCGCTGAGCTACGCCAGGCCGGCCGAACACAAGTCCCAGACCTACACCAATGGCTTCAACACCGGGGACATCAGAGACTGCTTGGAGTACGCGGACGAGGATGCTCCTCAGAGCTGGCTGAACAACGACAAAAACCAAGGCAGAAGCACAGTTTGCCCAATATATTCCATCCAGCAGAACCGCTGTAAGAAGGAGAACTGTTCCTTTTATGGTCGTCCTGAGACTGAAAATTACTGTTCCTACTGCTACAAAGAGGAGTTAAAGCGCAGGGAGAGGGACAGCAAGGGACACAGGCATTGA